Within Paenibacillus sabinae T27, the genomic segment CGTCGCGGAGGCGCCGTCCAGGATGCCGGTCAGCCTGCCCTCCGACATCACCATGACACGGTCCGACATTCCAAGCAGCTCGGGCATTTCGGAGGAAATCATAATGATGCTCTTTCCCTGCTTCGCCAGATCGGCAATGATGGTATAAATTTCGAATTTGGCCCCGACGTCGATCCCGCGCGTCGGTTCGTCCAGCAGCAAAATTTCCGGCTCCGTGAGCAGCCATCTCGCCAGCAGCACCTTCTGCTGATTGCCCCCCGACAGATTCATAATCTGCGTCTTCGTGGTCGGCGTCTTGGTGCGGAGCTTTTCGATCATCTTGTCCACTTCCGTTTTTTTCTTCTTTCCGTTCAGCAGGAAGTACAGTTTCTGATAGCGCTCCAGGTTAGCGATGGCCCCGTTCTCATGGACGGACAGCACCGGGAAAATCCCGGTAACGCGCCGCTCCTCCGTCAGCAGGGCGAGACCGTATTTCTTCGCATCCTGCGGAGAACCGATCTTGACCGGCCGGCCTTCGATGGAGATCGTTCCCGACTTCAGCGCCCGCAGGCCAAACAGCGCTTCGATCACCTCCGTCCGCTGGGCTCCCACCAGACCGCCGACGCCAAGAATTTCGCCTCTCCTCAGCTCGAAGGAGACATCTTTGAACGACCTCGGGTCGGCGGAAGTCAGCCCTTCGACCTTCAGAAACACCTCCCCCGGCACATTGAAGCGCTCGGGAAAACGGTTGGTCAAATCGCGCCCGACCATCCGGGAGATAATCAGATCGGTCGTCATTTCCGCCGCCGGCCAGGTGCCGATTTTTTTGCCGTCCCGCATGATCGTGACCTCGTCTGAGATTTCCAGAATCTCTTCCATTTTGTGCGATATATAAATAATGGCAACGCCTCTTTGTCTAAGATCCCGGATAATCCGGAACAAATGCTGCACTTCCACGCTGGTCAGGGATGAGGTCGGTTCGTCCATGACAATGACGCGGGAGTTGAAAGAGACGGCTTTCGCGATTTCGATCGATTGGATTTTCGATACGGACAGCTTGCCCACAAGGGTTTCCGGGTGCAGATCAATGTCCAAATCCTTAAACAGCTTTTCTGTATCCGCATACATTTTTTTGTGATCGATAAATTGAAGCGGTCCAATTCCTTTGGTCGGAAAACGCCCCAGCCATATATTTTCCATAACGCTGCGGTGCGGCACCGGGTGCAGTTCCTGGTGAATCATCGAAATACCGTTGTTAAGCGCATCATTAGAATTCTGGATAACCGTCTTCCTGCCGTCCAGAAAAATCTCTCCGCCATCCGGCGAGTAAATGCCGAACAGGCATTTCATGAGTGTGGATTTGCCGGCCCCGTTCTCGCCCATAAGGGCATGAACACTGCCCGGTCTGACCTTCAGGGTCACGCCGTCCAGCGCCTTGACGCCAGGAAATTCCTTGGTGATATTGTTCATCTCCAGCACATATTCGCTTTGAGCCATCGTCTTACGCCCCCTACGCTATTTTTCTTGTCCAAGAGAGGCACAGCGGTTCCATCCTTGTCTCCTGCCTTAAAAGGAACACCGGAGAGCGGCGGACCGCTCCCCGTTCGTGCAATCTGCCTAGCCCCAAGCCGCAAAAAGCTTACTTAACTTCGGATGCGTTGTCTTTTGTAATCTTTTTGTAGGAGATCCATACGTACTGGTTGTCGGAAATGTCAAAGCCCACGTTGTCCTTCGTCGGCGCTTCGCCATTAGCAAGCAGAGCGGCCAGCGTGATCGCTGCCTTGCCCTGGCTCTTCGCATCGTTAAGCACGGTTCCGAGCATCGTTCCCTCTTCCAGCGCCTGTACTGCCGGAGCGGTAGCGTCAACGCCTACAACCGGCATGTATTTGTCGCCCGAGAAGTAACCCGCGGCTTTCAATGCCTCGATCGCGCCGAGCGCCATATCGTCGTTGTTCGCCAGAACGGCTTCAATCTTATCGCCATGCGAGCCGAGGAACGCGGCCATCTTCTCCTGGCCTTTTACGCGGTCCCACATCGCAGTGTCTTCCGCCAGCTTCTCCACCTTGATGCCGGCGTCTTCAATCGCCTGAATCGAATACTTCGTGCGCAGCTCGGCGTCCTGGTGTCCCGGCTCACCTTTGAGCATCACATACTGCAGCACGCCGTCCTTGTTCTTGTCGGCTTCGGGATGAGCCTTCCAGTAGTCAACGATAAGCTGGCCTTCCAGTGTGCCGGACTCCTCCGCTTTGGCGCCTACATAGTAGACCTTGTCCCACTTCTTCATATCTTCCGGGAGCGGCTCGCGGTTCAGGAACACCACCGGAGTGTTGGCCGCTTTCGCTTTATCGATAATAACGCCCGCCGCCGTCCGGTCAACCGGGTTGATCAGCATGCCGTTGTATTTCTTGGTAAGGAACAAATCCACCTTATCATTCTGTGTAGGCTGGGAGTTCTGGCTGTCCACGATGTCCACCTCGGCGATGCCTTTGGCGGATTCCTCAATCGCGTTGCGGACCCCTGTCATGAAGGTATCGTCAAATTTATAAATCGCTACGCCGACTTTTGGCGTTTTGCCTGAGCCGCCGCTGCCTGCGGAATTGCCGGAACCGGTTGCCGCCGCGCCGCCGGAGTTGGCCGAATTGTTATTGCCGCCGCAGCCAGCCAGAGCAGCACCGAGTAATGCGCTTGCAAGTAAGACGGAAGTGATTTTTTTCATAAGAAATTTGACCTCCTGGTATTTTGTCTTTTTGCTCTTTGCCCCCTCGCTCCCGGGCACATGTTTATTATGCAGGAAATGTAAGCGTTTGCGAATATAAAATACTCCTCAGTTTTAGCAAAATTCTCATATCATATTTTTAAGCTTGTCCTCCTTGGGCAGACAAAATCCAGCATTTTCAGCGGGAACTGTGCGGGTGGAGGAGACTTTCAAGCAAAAAAAAGGTTTGGGCCGACTTTGGCGTCTGCCCAAACCTTAACTCAGGTGACCGCTGATTAAGTTATCCTGCGGCCCTTTCCACCGTCATTCCGCCTGCTCGCGGTCAAGAAACGCCCGGTTCTTCCGCTTGTTCTCGAACGCAATCAGCTTGCCGAGCGCATCCTCGACCGTTCCCCTGCTGGAATACACCGAAATTCCGATCTGCTTCAGCCTCTGCTGCGCTCCCGGCCCAATCTGAAGCAC encodes:
- a CDS encoding sugar ABC transporter ATP-binding protein: MAQSEYVLEMNNITKEFPGVKALDGVTLKVRPGSVHALMGENGAGKSTLMKCLFGIYSPDGGEIFLDGRKTVIQNSNDALNNGISMIHQELHPVPHRSVMENIWLGRFPTKGIGPLQFIDHKKMYADTEKLFKDLDIDLHPETLVGKLSVSKIQSIEIAKAVSFNSRVIVMDEPTSSLTSVEVQHLFRIIRDLRQRGVAIIYISHKMEEILEISDEVTIMRDGKKIGTWPAAEMTTDLIISRMVGRDLTNRFPERFNVPGEVFLKVEGLTSADPRSFKDVSFELRRGEILGVGGLVGAQRTEVIEALFGLRALKSGTISIEGRPVKIGSPQDAKKYGLALLTEERRVTGIFPVLSVHENGAIANLERYQKLYFLLNGKKKKTEVDKMIEKLRTKTPTTKTQIMNLSGGNQQKVLLARWLLTEPEILLLDEPTRGIDVGAKFEIYTIIADLAKQGKSIIMISSEMPELLGMSDRVMVMSEGRLTGILDGASATETEVMRLAAQH
- a CDS encoding galactose ABC transporter substrate-binding protein, yielding MKKITSVLLASALLGAALAGCGGNNNSANSGGAAATGSGNSAGSGGSGKTPKVGVAIYKFDDTFMTGVRNAIEESAKGIAEVDIVDSQNSQPTQNDKVDLFLTKKYNGMLINPVDRTAAGVIIDKAKAANTPVVFLNREPLPEDMKKWDKVYYVGAKAEESGTLEGQLIVDYWKAHPEADKNKDGVLQYVMLKGEPGHQDAELRTKYSIQAIEDAGIKVEKLAEDTAMWDRVKGQEKMAAFLGSHGDKIEAVLANNDDMALGAIEALKAAGYFSGDKYMPVVGVDATAPAVQALEEGTMLGTVLNDAKSQGKAAITLAALLANGEAPTKDNVGFDISDNQYVWISYKKITKDNASEVK